Part of the Cervus elaphus chromosome 18, mCerEla1.1, whole genome shotgun sequence genome is shown below.
AGTGACACTACCTAGTTGAGGAGGGGGGAGTCTCACCTGAATTATTATGTCAGGACACCAGCAGGATTTTCTGCCAGAAGTGGGAGCCAAACCTGAAATACACTTTGCCCTCAATCAACAGGAGTAGGACCTTTATCGTTCGGTATTGAATGTACCTTGGATGGGGTTTTATTCTTATAAAATCCTTTAACTTTCAGTTTGCAGAAGTATCTATTGTGATAACCAGAATTTGTTTTTATCCCCTCAGCCAGTCTGAGTGTGTGAAATTCCATTTTACTGCAGCGAATACCAAACTAGGCCTGTCAACGATTTTTAGTGTCAAATATGATATTACATGTGATGGGGCTTCGAGGTAATTTTCTCAGAATAAAGCCCCTCACGACGGTCCTTGAGAAGCGCTGACGGGCACAGTCACAGGCAACATCGCTTCACAGCGCCGTGGGCAGTTTTGGCGGGGGAGAGACTTTTCTAAAGCATCATTTTCATAATGCTCTGCTTTACTCACACTTCTTCTTTCCGCTCCTTTGTGTTTTTACCCCTCTTGATCCAAACCTTCAGACTGGATCAGAATTGGTACAGGTAAAGATGAACCCCTGAAGAATGCCCGGCCCCAGCATGTTACTTTAACAATTCATTTGTTGAGTGCGTACTGGGTGTGGGAACTGTCCCCGGAACACACAGAGAAAGTATCTGTCCCGTGACACTTATATCCTCGTGGGACAGGCAGACAGACactggggaggagaaggaaaatatgAATGCAAACCGTGTTAGCAAAGGATGCTGAAGCGAAAAAAATTAAGCCATAAGAGAGATGGgaagtgtgtgtgcgcgcgcgcatttGTCTCGGGAGAAGCAGAGTTGTAAGTTAAGAGTACGCAGCCGGGGAAGGCCTCACTGAAATGACATTTCAGTGAAATCTGGAAAGATGTGAAGGAGAGAGGTGTGAAGGAGGAAGAATACCGCAGCAGAGGGACAAGCGCCCCACCCAGAGGAAGCACATTGCCAGGAGAGCTCCAGAAATACTCGGACAGGACAGGCTCAGCAGCGGGGCCAAGGGCTGGAGGCAGAGCTGGTCATGGGGCCACCTGGTGGCCATCGCGAGTACCGGGCTTCACAGATACTGTGCTGAGTGCTGTTGTGTGCAAGCTGAGGCTGTTGTCTGTTCTATCAacgtggaggaggagaggggaaggaggggaagaggaaggcagagaggagggaagagaggagtGAAGAACACACTTCCAAGCCGGAAATTCACGAGAACAGAGAGAATCAAAGTTACAGAGATGATGTGTGTGGTCTGTCACGTCCCACTCTGCCGCCGAGCAAAAGTGAACAACAAATCCAGATGATGCTGATGCCTCCTaataaaggagtgaaaaattggTTCTCACCCACTCCAATTAGACAATCCTTTTTCCTCACTTCTAATTTCACAAATCAATTAGAATCTAATTATCACCCCACAAACTTATAGTGTTAATACATCTTACCTTCAATGGAGTTAAAGTCCAATTAGCATGCTTTTCATACACATGAATCTTATGAGCCAGCAATTCAGCTATGTAGACATACCTTCAAAGAAGAAAGAGCTACATCAAAGCCCATGAAGGAAGCAATTCAGAAGGTTACCATGAAGGAAAAATAACTCTTCCTGGGGGAGAACTTTGCTCAGAGACTGGAAAACGGAAGCTGTCTCAAAACACACTGGATTCTGAAGGAACTCAATGAGTTGATGGTATACAGGGGAGTTTTAATCCCTGAAAACTTATTTCAAAAGATGGGAAACTATTTGGCCCTAACTAGTAGGCAAGGAATTTAACTCTAACGCCAGTTCTTAGCATCTGGAAGCAGAAGCATGACATCGCTTTTCTTGGTTTGTCAACATAATGGCAAGCCCCAGGTTCTGCATTTCACCCCTTGATTTAGGCCataggaaatacaagagaagacaaGTGCTTGGCCTGGATCTGAGAGAAGACTCCCTCCCCTCTACGTGAGGACAGTGTCACATTCATCATAAAGATCTCTGGCCAGTCTAAGCACAGTGCCTCCCAGAACAAAGAGAGAAATGACTGTGTGATTATCTGCTATTTTTGAAGACCAGGAGATGATATGAGTAATTGAAAACTGTGCTGCTTTCTCTGTATACGTTACTACCCTCTGAATATGATACTAGCCCTCTAAGTATGTTACAAATGCTTAATGATACGAGATGAAGAGGATTTTATACATACACCACTCTTAcccaaagtgtggtccccagacccgCTCTGTGAATTATTTAAAGGTGACCACCAGAAAATAATATGAATCAACTACATCACTAAGCATACTACTTATGAAGCTGACTTTTTCCCCATAGTAACGCTTCCTTGATGAAGGAAGCAGTGGCTTGATTTACATTTTGGCACAAAATCTCTGTCATGTCACAAACCAGTGCTACGGATATAAACATACTCACAAACTGTTAATCTCATGATACACTCAAAAATCTTCCTTCAAAGCAAGCAAAATCAAACTAAATGTTTTTTGTATGTACCCCCTCTCGAAATgcactccccccaaaaaaggaatttaaaagagtatgcatgctcagctgttcagtcgtgtctgacttcttgtgaccccatggactagcccaccaggctcctctgtccatgggattctccaggcaagaatactggagtgggttgccctgccctcctccaaggggtcttcccaacgcagggatcaaacccttgcctcttgtgtctgctgcactggcaggtggagtctttagcactgcaccacctggaaaacctTAAAAGAATATGCCTTCACAAAATAGTAAATTATGATTTGATATATTTTACCCCCTGGAAATTAAGACATTTTACATTTTCCCCGATTTCCTTTTACTGGAATAACATGCTAAAATGTATCCCCTTTTTAGAAGATGAATATGCTCTAAATATGTCGAATGAGAATCTCGGGACAAATGTGGTATTTTAAGGAGTTCACGTACTTGCTGTCAGGTGACATGCTGATCCCATTAGCAAAATCAAATCCACTGGCCACCACTCGAATGTCATCTGGACTGTAGTAAACAACATTTGACCATGCTAGACCCAAATATAATTCCCAGGATCTCATGTAGTGGTCAACAAAATAGTGATCATTGGTGGCATAGAAGTGTTCAGGGCCCACAGCGACAAGGTCATTCAAACTGCaattgaaacatacacatatgACACAGGCGGGTGAAGGCATGGTACCTGGCAGGCTCACACAGTGGCATTCATGATATATACTCGTAAAATCAGAATGTGCGACGGAAACTTCACAATAGCTGTTACAGCCCAGAACATGTGCAATCAGTCCTGCCTATGCAATCCTCGAAGACAGTAATTACCTGAAGAAACCCGAAGAGGTTATTATAGCAAAGGAACAGAACAAAACCTATTAACTGTGTCATGGAAAAAAGTgccatggtatgtgtgtgtgtgtgtgtatgtgtatagacAGACTAAGCTCCACAGACATTAAATTAATCCAGGAGTCATTATCCAGGCCACATTGGTTTATGCTCGTTTAGAGCAGTTCAAGGCAGTGCCAGGCAGTGGGAAAAAACCCGACAATCTTGAGACTCGCATTTTAGTTATAGCTCTGctacatggaccaacagactggttctaaatgaggaaaggagtacgtcaaggctgtatgttgtcaccctgcttatttaacttacatgcagagtacatcatgagaaatgttggactggatgaagcacaagctggaatcaagattgccaggaggaatatcaataacctcagaaacacagatgacaccacccttatggcagaaagtgaagaactgaagagcctcttgaaaaaagtgaaagaggagagtgaaaaagttcgcttaaagctcaacattcagaaaactaaggtcatggcatccggtcccatcacttcatggcaaatagatggggaaacaatggaaacagtgacagactttcttttcttgggctccaaaatcactgcagatggtgactgcagccatgaaattaaaagacacttgctcctttgaagaagagctatgaccaacctagacagcatattaaaagccagagacattctttgccaacaaaggtccatccagtcaaggctatggtttttccagtggtcatgtatggatgtgagagttggactataacaaaaactgagcaccgaagaattgatgcttttgaactgtggtgttggagaagactcttgagagtcccttggactgcaatgagatccaactagtccatcctaaaggacgtactgaatattcatgggaaggactgatgttgaagctgaaactccaatactttggccacctgatgtgaagagctgactcattggaaaagaccctgatgctgggaaagattgaaggtgggaggagaaggggacgacagaggatgagatggttggatggcatcactgatgcgatggacgtgagcttgagtaagctctaggagttggtgatggacagggaggcctggcgtgctgcagcccatggggtcacaaagagtcagaactgagcgactgaactgaactgctactATTAGCTGTGTAATCTAGGGAAAGTTAATCATTTAATATGCCAGGGCCTCAGTTTATTtatctgttaaagaaaaaaaaggaggaggtcGACTGGTCTATCGTCCAGCCTTACAGGGTCACTTTCAGCTATAAAGTTTCATGATTCTAAACGGAGTGACATATCCGTGATCAAGAACTCTCAGAAATAGGATGCGGTggcttttttgttgctgttgttctgaTTTTGATTCTGTGTTAGTGAAAATCTAAGATATATGAATCTATTTTTCTGCTTTAATAGGTACAACAGCGAGCACGTAAGTGAGTCATTCTGTGCTGATTGAGGTGACAGAAGTTCCTCTGGGCCATTATCCAGGACAGAATTATCTCAGCTCCACTGCGGAGGGCGTCACAGCCCAGCACATCAGCTCTGACGCAGCCCTGGGCTCCTGGGCATCTTTGATAAGCAtacagagcctcagttttctcatctgcaaagagaggttaaatgattttCCCAAAGTCATACAGCTCATTAGTATAAGACCAAGGGTCAGCATCTTCATTTGTGGCATTGCAGTGGGAATTACAATGAGACAGTGCCTGCTATCTGCCTTGCAGTGAGCCTGCCACTTACAAAGCCTCCATCAACGGTAGCCACTGTTCCTATATGAGAAAGGGGGTTCCTATATGAGAATTTAGGATTAGTCTGTATGGGCTTCAGGCAGAAGCccggaaagattttttttccttctcttttttaaaggtaaatgtATGAAATTAGTATGCTTTTTAATCCTttgctgtttttccttttaaaaaagagcagAGCAGAAAGGTTTAGAGTCATAGCTTTGAAATCTGATGGGCTCCATTTGAATCCTCCATTTGTGCTTGCCCTCAACGTGGTATGTGGCCACAGCGTGTCACTATGCTCTGAGCCTCTCCATATTTTGGAAGGTTGGGgtatgaataaaatgaaataatgaatcaaAGACCTTGGCACCATGCCTGGCATGTTGTAAATGATCAATAATGAccaaaaatgttattattattaatagccTGTTCTATTATAATAGATTAGTCATTGGAATATTAACGCTATGTTGTTgttgtattagtcgctcagttgtatccgactctttatgaccccatgtaccacagcccaccagactcccctgtccatgggattctccaagcaaggataatggaatgggttcccattcccttctccggaggatcttcccaacccaggggtcaaacccaggcctacccatattgcaggcagattctttaccatctgagccaccagggaagcccattaatgcTATAGACAACCTTATAAACAACCATCAAatacaaagaggaaaatataCATGGCTAACCCTTGGGTCGGGAGAGCAGAAGTTTAGTTAATTGTGACACTAACTATAGTTTGGTTCTGTATTGCCAAAGACCAATGCATTTGCAATTGccaagtagtcatgtacggatatgagagttgtaccatatagagggctgagcaccgaagaactgaagctttcaaactgtggtgctggagaagactcttgagagtcccttagacagcaaggagatgaaagatgaaactagtcaatcctaaaggaagtcaacctgaatattcaatggaagggctgatgctgaagctgaagctccaacgcttttggccacctgatgggaagagttgactcattagaaaagaccctgaaaaatgctgggaaagattgagggcaggaggagaagagggcaacagaggatgagatggctggatggcatcatcaacttaatggacatgagtttgagcaaattccaggagatagtaaaggacagggaagtctggtgtgctgcagtccatggggtcacaaagagttggacatgacttagcgattgaacagcaacaacaaaagaaaaaaaaaaagccctaaccCTAGAAAATTGGACAAAACTAAGATTTCCAAGATTAAatggtaaaagaaataaaataagtttcACTATTTCATAGCGACTCAGAGCAGAAGCTCCAGACTCAAGCTCCAGACTCAAGGATTAAAATTCCAGTTGTGCCATTTACTGACAGTGTCCCCTGAAGCAGTGTCCCCaggtttcatttgttttaaatttaacatgGTATAGTAGTAAAACCTAATTAAGAACATGCTTGTAAAAGCTAACAAAATAATCTCTTAAATTGGCTATTGCACCACCTGAGTTATAGCGGAAGCTCATTCAGCTTTCATTATCACTGTCATTTCTGCCGTTAGTCTGGCTTCTCTAGTCCACACACTTTCCCCTAATTTAGATCTCGGTATTTGGCACAGTCTCCAGACACTCAGTGTCCTCATTCtctttccaaaatatatttgttgaatgaaggtaTGAATAAACTCTCCCACCAAAAGCTGTTCTCTGAACTTTCATGCAGATGAAGACCTGGGCTGTGGTTTGTAATGGTCACGCATTGGTTAATTTGGCTTCCTCCAGTAACCTGATTTCTCTGCAGTGTCAGTTTCCTCAGCTTCAGCCCCGCCTGGTAAGACAGGAGAGGGAGGAGCCCTGGTAACACTCAGCACACATCACTTACCAGGTGCTTTGCTAGACACCTGCAAGTACGTGCCACATGgtttaaaagaaatccagatttaCACATTCGGAGATAATTGAGTACTGCAGGTAAATCATTCAAATAGAGGTTAAGATTCTAAAAAGATCACAACGATTAGAGGATAAAAACTGTGTGGGAAGATAGtgtcaaattattttcttaaatccaTCATTACCTCATAAACAGAaccctagggcttcccttgtggctcagaggtaaagaatctgcctgcaatacaggagatgtgagttccatccctgggttgagaagatcccctggagaagaaaaccacaacccactccagtattcttgcctgcagaatcccatggacagaggagcctggagggctacagtccatggggtcacaaagagtcagacacgacttagcaactaaacaacaacaaaggccagTGAGGATGTCAGTTTTGTGTTGGGATCAGGgatctgtgtgtgttttctttctctagatGTTGTGCTGTGGAGGAAGCTGGGATAGAGCTGGCTGCTAACACAGAGCCGCTGTTTCAGAAATCCCGTGCAAATGAAGAGCAGCAGAAGCAGCTCTGGGAGGTCTTAGAGGCACTGGATCACAGATCTCTTGGGTTTGTGTTTCTAATTCTTAGAAACATGTACAATTCCAACTTTTACTATAAATATCAAGAACAAATAAGCTCAAGAGGTGAAATTTGTCCATGAAACCGGTTTGGGTTTGAGATACTAAGTCTGGTTCTGGAGAAGAGTAGAGTGCTTTCTTGGTAAAAGCATAGAGGAACATTCTCTGGGACTAGGAGCCATAAATCAGGGTCCAGCCAACCAGGGAAAtgagggaggaagaggatggGTGTCTTCTCTGGAGCTTGAGTCCTCAAAAGTCTCTGCGGATGAACATCTGGAGGAGTTCAGAAAGGAGAGTTGCCCTCatttacagtctatgggaacttggatagaatttgtatcctactgttgtgtgaaaattgtataaatcataattatgttgaattggttcatggtgcCTTTCAGGTCttctatatccttctacttttctgtctgttGAGTCTATtagtttttgagagtttgatattgaaactccaattaaaagtcttaatttacctacttaaaaaataattgtattaataatatacagtgaaactatatgtaactttcagttagttcagttcagtcactcagtcgtgtccgactctttgcgaccccatggactgcaacacgccaggcctccctgtccatcaccaactcccggcatttactcaaactcatgtccattgggagaaggaaatggcaacccactccagtattcttgcctggagaatcccagggacagaggagcctggtgggctgttgtctatggggtcacacagagttggacatgactgaagcgacttagcagcagtcaggagcatgtccattgagtcggtgatgccatccagccatctcatcctctgtcgtccccttctcctcctgccctaaatctttcccagcatcagggtcttctccaatgagtcagttcttcgcatcaggtggccaaagtattggagtttcagcttcagcatcagtccttccaatgaacacccaggactgatctccttcaggatggattggttggatctccttgcagtccacgggactctcaagagtcttctccaacaccacagttcaaaagcatcaattcttcagcactcagctttctttatagtccaactctcacatccatacatgactactggaaaaactatagccatgactagatggacctttgttggcaaagtaatgtctctgctttttaatatgctgtctaggttggtcataagtttccttccaaggaacaagggtctttaaatttcatggctgcagtcaccatctgcagggattttggagcccagaaaaatagtctgacactgttttcactgtttccccatctatttgccatgaagtgatgggaccggatgtcatgatcttagttttctgaatgttgagctttaagtaaCTTTAGTCTCCTGTAAATATgctatcatactttcataatttaaaaaataagaaagaggaaaaagagcattagaagaggaataaatgaaagtaaaataaaattaaaaaaaaaaaaagaaaggagagttACCACTatctccccactccaccccccacccctgccaaaaGGAAACACTAAAAGTAGACAAACCATCCCCTGGtgttaaaggaaaacagaaatatgtCATATCTCAGTACTTAGGCAGAAGTTCATGTTTGATGGTTTTCAGATGCAAAAgtgacttttcttcttcttgaaaTTTAAACAACTCAACTGTGGACTTAAAATCTGGATGGCTTACCACCAGCAGGTACACAGTATTATCTgagaagagattaaaaacaaaaatcgaAGCATTAACTGAGCTCTCAGCTGTCAGCTCTGTCTCCAAAAAGCAATTTCTACCCACCTCCAACCAGCACTTAGGATGTCAGGCAGATGgaatattttcatctctttgtaGAGAGAAGCATTTGTGATTGCTCCAGAGAAAAATGGCTAAAGGAAGACCCAGTGACAGTCTAAAAACCGCCAGACTCCACAGGGGGAAAAAGTCCTCAACTTAAGAATGAGCAGCCCTTGACACTAAAACTCCAAAGAGCTTATTAAGCTTTCTGCTGCAAATGGGCTCAGCAAGATGCAGCACTGAgataaaagagataaaagatgAGAAGAATATCAATAAGAGAAGGTGTGCTCAGGTGTAATTTACACAGTGTGAGATGATAAATTCCATAAAAAGAGCACCTGAGAGATAATATCAAAGGGATGCAGCTTCCAGGAGTCAGTGCAACTCTGCAgcatgaaagaagccagtgtaAGTGGTCAAGAAGGAGTGATCAGATGTTAGACCATAGTCTTTGCCTTCGGAAGCAGTGAATCTTTGGAAAGCTTTGACATGACCAAATTGGTGTTTAAAGGAAAATAGTGTCAAGTTTAGGAGGTTGAATGGAAGAAATCTGAACAGAAAAGCCAGCTATGAGGCTTCCCATTAGGCCCCTTGCCAAGcagatgtttattttaattggtgttACGTGctacagaaggaaaataaaaccagATAAAAGGATGCAGAGTAATGAGATGTCTTGTTCATGGGAGTCAGGCAAGTTCTGAGAAGATGATACTAAAGCAGATACTGAAATGAaatgagagactgaactaaaTGAATATCTGGGGAAAGGGTATTCTAGGCGGCAGGAAAAGAATGTGCAAAGGGCCTGAGGCAGGAGCTTAGCTGGAGGTTGTAGTTGGAGTAGAAGTGAATGAAAGAGTGGGAGGATTGAAGCCATAGACATAGGAATCCAGGTTAGTCTTGTAGGGCTCAGGGTGAGGCTCCAAGACTTACGTACAGGGGACTTTCAACCAAGCAGAATGTGACTGTGGGTACCGCAGTAATCCAGGCAGGAGGAAGAACGGCTAGATCAGGAGGCGCTAGTTCTCTCCACACGCCTGGATTACTGCAATACCCACGGTCATATACTGCTTGGTTGAAAGTCCCCTGTAGGTAAGCCCTGGAGCCTTACCCTACTGACAGGAAAAGGCAGGAGAGGATAGGAGAGGAATTTGACAGGAAGTACCAAAAGTCCCTGATGATGGCTGAGGAATATGGGAAGTGGAAATCTAACATAAGTGCGGATGAAAACCCAGATTCATGTTTTGCACAGCAGAATCTACCTCTAGGAACTTATCATAAGTAGTCACAGAAGCTACATGCATAAGAATGTTTATTCTGGCATTAGTTTTCAGTGAGCATAAAGGTGGAAACAGGCtcaatatccatcaacagatgaactaTATTATGGTTCTCCCATGCCACAGAATTCCAAACAGCCATTACAAAGCAGCTCTGAATGCACTGTCAGGGAAAGGAATCCATGATGCAGTGTTTAAAGCAAAAGTAATTTATATGAGGACCTGTATAATATGTATGTggttattttccctttttaattcaaaagagcatgcacacaccccacatcctatttctttgcacttacaatatcttaaaaataaaatatactgttaATAAATGGGTGAAGAGATCACTGAAAGggaaatacatatgtatgtatataaatttcaATAGATATATATATGGAAGAAGGGAAGTCATATGGAGTAAACATGAAGAAGGGAAGATAAGAGGATGaattactttttaacattttgagtttaatttggCCGTAGGTgttgtgttagccactcagttgtgtccgactctttgtgaccccaaggactgtagccaggctcctctgtccatggaattctccaggcaagaatactggagtgggtagccattcccttctccaggggatcttcctgacccagggattgaacccgggtctcctgaggctcctgccttgtaggcagattcttaccactgagtgGCCAACTGTATAAAATAAgagtgaaggaaggaggggaagagtTGGGAGAGAGTTTCTTAATAAGGACATTGCTGATGACTTTCAAGGCAGCAATTTTAGTCCCCCCTTGCAGAAAAGTCTGCAAGGACCAAGGAAGGGATTGTCTGATGGAGGCCATGGGGATAGGCGGGATTCTCAACCCTGGTCTGACATTCTTATCTGCTGGAGAGCTTGTAACAAGCACTACCACTCAAGCCTCCCTCAGACCAACTGAACCAAAATATCTGGGGCTGGGGCCTGGGCATCAGGCTTTTTAAAACTCTCCAGGTGCTTGTGTGCACAACCAGGCTTGAGAATTAATGTAGAGACCAAGGAAATGGCTgcaaaaagaagggaagaaaccAGATGAAAGCATAATGGATGGGGCAATTTGTCAAAATGTGGAGAAACTGTTTGAAGACAAACAAAGGAACCAGTGGGTAGCGACATGTTGAAGGTGACTGTCAGTGGATCTGTAGGTTGCAGGTGTCTTACGTTAGAGAAATCTATTGCTATAAACATCTGGATCTGTATGATTGTTTAAAATGGAAAAGCTCATTCCTATTAGGGCTGAGTATTATCACTATGGTAATTATAGGGATTATGTGaatgttactatttttaaaaattaggtgcTTTGCAAATCTCAAGTATTTTAGCATTCTCAAGCATTTACATGGTTATGTTATATTTAATTCACATAGGAGGTAAGTTTAAAATCCAGAGTGAGCACATGATTCATGACTGTACTTTAGtcgaatgaaaagaaatattcattcattaacatttttttctgttttttttttaaattcggttttatttttaataaacattgaaTTCGTTACCTTCATCTGTGAATGTGCTAATGCCATGAGGGTTAAATGAAGATGCATCAAAGTTACTTCCAGTCATCTTCAATTCCAACACTGTAGGATCCTCTTCGTTTAGGTCCATCAGAAGTATTTTTCCAGGCTTATCAGGTTCAAAGCTTTTTATTCCAGGATATCGTAATCCCTTATAAAAtaacagaggagaaaacacaGGCACTCTACTAATACTTCAAATGCTGATGGAGGTGGTAGACAGCACATGGGTTCACACTGTCTGGTTCAggccacaagccacatggcaagCCTATTAGCTGGCTTGTGCAAGCAGTCTTTGGGGGTCTCTGGAAGTCACATGCTCCCAGGTGACCCCACATAATGGGCACAGACCCTTCCATCATCAGCTGCAAAGCATGTATGCTGAATATCACAGCTACCAACCCATGAtgacgattaaaaaaaaaaaagatgaagagcagaCCAGAGAGGCATTTACTAATAAGCTTCAGTAATATAAGCAAGGAACATAGAAGAACACGGGTTATGGATCGTTCCCTGGCAGGTTTCATGGAAGCATCTCAGAAACAAAGGTTTAGGGTTAGAGTCTAATAACTCCAGGGAGCAACTCCTTCTTCCTTAGCTTGAAGGTAGGACAGTCCAGCTACTATTTGTTTTAGATAGTGGGGTCCTACGTAAGATTTAATGGAaatttgtattctgttgctttaaaaaaaagtttgtaagACACCTCTTCAGAGGATGATCAGTCTTCATAGgagaaaactggattaaataaACTACAACAGGCAGCAAAGAATTTTCAGTGGCTGGATGACTTGAATACTGTATCCTATCAACTCTGTTATCCTTCATTAGGGTGATGACTTTTGTTTTTGAGCTATATCATCTACCACAATGAATTGTATGCAAGAGAGTTTCAACAACAAGATGGCTCTTCTTTCCAGAAGTTTGGGATTGTGGCATGACctactaacattttaaaattaaaaggctTATTCCAAAAAGTGTAAAAAGGATTAAAATCTAAATGATATGTGAGGgggaacatacacacacacacacacactcaattcAGCAGTTATTTGACTACACTGCTTATGTTCTTCAAGGAatagacagatgaatgggaaGCCATTCTTGAACTCACTGGACTCAAATTGTCACCGTGGAAGAGAAGGGAATCCAGGAGTCCAGTGTACACACAGGAATACAAACATGCATAGAACATACATGATCATAATCTAACACCAGTATGCCTACACAGGTTGTTTTTTGAACCATATCACCGCTCATTTTATTCGAAGATGGGCATTggtataaagaaggctgaaatgAAAGGCGAGCTGCTGGTCCTAGAA
Proteins encoded:
- the PON1 gene encoding serum paraoxonase/arylesterase 1, with the translated sequence MAKLLVLTLLGLGLAFFKDHRSSYLARMNASREVKSVELPNCKLIKGIETGAEDLEILHNGLAFISAGLRYPGIKSFEPDKPGKILLMDLNEEDPTVLELKMTGSNFDASSFNPHGISTFTDEDNTVYLLVVSHPDFKSTVELFKFQEEEKSLLHLKTIKHELLPNLNDLVAVGPEHFYATNDHYFVDHYMRSWELYLGLAWSNVVYYSPDDIRVVASGFDFANGISMSPDSKYVYIAELLAHKIHVYEKHANWTLTPLKSLDCNTLVDNLSVDPVTGDLWVGCHPNGMKIFSYDPENPPGSEVLQIQNILTEEPKVTVVYAEDGKVLHGSTVASVYKGKMLVGTVFHKALYCEL